A single genomic interval of Natronoarchaeum philippinense harbors:
- a CDS encoding HAD family hydrolase, whose amino-acid sequence MYDAVIFDNDGVLTYLTEIDVLERAIETTFGEFGVADPPAEDIEALHHLTIDDLEAVADSYGFDPAAFWRRRDRNAALAQQAEIRAGRKPAFDDVDVLDGLDVPVGVVSNNQAELVAYVVDYYGLDAVDVAIGRQPTLSGLRTKKPDPSMIETVRSRLGVDEPLYVGDSQSDIVAADRAGIDSAFVRRSHRRDAELSTPATHEIEDLRGLPELVEAGE is encoded by the coding sequence ATGTACGACGCGGTCATCTTCGACAACGACGGCGTGTTGACCTACCTCACCGAGATCGACGTGCTCGAACGCGCCATCGAGACGACGTTCGGCGAGTTCGGCGTCGCCGACCCGCCTGCCGAGGACATCGAGGCGCTGCACCACCTCACGATCGACGATCTCGAAGCCGTCGCCGACTCCTATGGCTTCGATCCCGCCGCGTTCTGGCGCCGCCGCGACCGCAACGCCGCGCTCGCTCAGCAAGCCGAGATCCGTGCCGGGCGCAAGCCCGCGTTCGACGACGTGGACGTGCTCGACGGGCTGGACGTGCCCGTCGGCGTCGTCAGCAACAATCAGGCCGAACTCGTCGCGTACGTCGTCGACTACTACGGGCTCGACGCGGTCGATGTCGCCATCGGTCGCCAGCCGACGCTCTCAGGACTCCGGACCAAGAAGCCCGATCCGTCGATGATAGAGACGGTCCGTAGCCGCCTCGGCGTCGACGAGCCGCTGTACGTCGGCGACAGTCAGAGCGACATCGTTGCCGCCGACCGGGCGGGAATCGACTCTGCGTTCGTCCGGCGTTCGCATCGGCGGGACGCCGAACTGTCGACGCCGGCAACCCACGAGATCGAGGATTTGCGGGGACTGCCGGAGCTGGTCGAGGCGGGAGAGTAA